One region of Malus x domestica mitochondrion, complete genome genomic DNA includes:
- the nad4 gene encoding NADH dehydrogenase subunit 4, with product MLEHFCECYSDLSGLILCPVLGSITPLFIPNSRIRPIRLIGLCASLITFLYPPVPRIQFDPSTAKSQFVESLRWLPYENINFYLGIDGISLFFVILTTFLIPICISVGWSGMRSYGKEYITASLIREFLMIAVFRMLDPLLFYVLPESVLIPMFIIIGVWGSRQRKIKAAYQFFLYTLLGSVFMLLAILLILLQTGTTDLQILLTTEFSERRQIFLWIASFASFAVKVPMVPVHIWLPEAHVEAPTAGSVILAGIPLKLGTYGFLRFSIPMFPEATLCSTPFIYTSSAIAIIYTSLTTSRQIDLKKIIAYSSVAHMNLVTIGMFSPNIQGIGGSILPMLSHGLVPSALFLCVGVLYDRHKTRLVRYYGGSVSTMPNLSTISFSSTLANMSSPGTSSFIGEFPILVGAFQRNSLVATLAALGMILGAAYSLWLYNRLVSGNLKADFLHKFSDPNGREVSIFIPFLVGVVRMGVHPKVFPDCMHTSVSNLVQHGKFH from the exons ATGTTAGAACATTTCTGTGAATGCTATTCTGATCTAAGTGGTCTTATTCTATGTCCCGTGCTAGGAAGCATTACTCCTCTTTTCATTCCAAATTCAAGAATACGACCGATACGATTAATTGGTCTGTGTGCCTCTCTTATTACTTTTTTGTATCCCCCTGTTCCTCGGATACAATTTGATCCTTCTACGGCCAAATCTCAATTTGTGGAAAGCCTTCGATGGCTTCCTTATGAAAACATCAATTTTTATTTGGGTATAGACGGTATCTCTTTATTCTTCGTGATATTGACCACATTTCTGATCCCTATTTGCATTTCAGTGGGTTGGTCTGGTATGAGAAGTTATGGGAAAGAGTATATTACAGCATCTCTAATTCGTGAATTTCTAATGATCGCCGTGTTCCGCATGCTGGATCCTTTACTATTCTATGTTCTTCCCGAAAGCGTGCTAATCCCTATGTT CATTATTATAGGGGTATGGGGTTCGAGACAAAGAAAGATCAAGGCAGCATATCAGTTTTTCCTTTATACTTTACTTGGATCTGTTTTTATGCTATTAGCTATTCTGTTGATTCTTCTCCAAACAGGAACCACCGATTTACAAATATTATTAACCACAGAATTTAGTGAGCGGCGCCAAATCTTTCTATGGATTGCTTCTTTCGCCTCTTTCGCCGTCAAAGTACCTATGGTACCAGTTCATATTTGGTTACCCGAAGCTCATGTAGAGGCACCTACGGCAGGATCCGTCATCTTGGCAGGAATTCCTTTAAAATTGGGAACCTACGGGTTTTTAAGATTTTCAATACCCATGTTTCCCGAAGCGACACTTTGTTCCACTCCTTTCATTTATACTTCAAGCGCGATTGCTATAATATATACTTCCTTGACCACTTCAAGACAGATCGATCTTAAGAAGATCATTGCTTACTCCTCAGTAGCCCATATGAATCTGGTGACTATTGGTATGTTTAGTC CGAACATACAGGGAATTGGAGGTAGCATTCTACCGATGTTAAGTCATGGACTGGTTCCTTCAGCCCTTTTTCTATGTGTTGGTGTTCTATATGACCGACATAAGACTCGACTTGTTAGATATTACGGAGGTTCAGTGAGCACCATGCCGAATCTCTCTACCATTTCCTTCTCTTCCACTTTGGCCAATATGAGTTCACCCGGTACTAGCAGCTTTATCGGGGAATTTCCCATCTTAGTAGGAGCTTTCCAAAGAAATAGCTTAGTAGCCACATTAGCAGCGCTTGGGATGATTTTAGGCGCGGCGTATTCCCTTTGGCTATATAATCGTTTGGTTTCTGGAAATTTAAAAGCCGATTTCCTCCATAAATTCTCCGATCCAAATGGCAGAGAAGTTTCTATATTTATACCCTTTCTTGTTGGAG TTGTTCGGATGGGTGTTCACCCCAAAGTGTTCCCGGATTGCATGCATACATCCGTAAGTAACTTAGTGCAACACGGCAAATTTCATTGA